CCTCTTTTGTACTATTTCGCATCTTCTTGATGCGAGTTATGCAACACCTTACATCATCAAAAAATCAGAGTTGATTGTTTGGAGGTCTACTTTGAGCTGGTGCTAAGCAACTAACTCAGTCATACTAGTTCCATTATCGCCTTCATGGCATAGCTTTGACTTGAAGTTCAAACATCTACTCAGCACCAAGTGTAGAGACAAGTGAAagacaaataattaatcaaatataacCTACTGCATATTATATATTACTAGCTGCAGTGCTTGTTGACAGATGATAACCAAGGAACTGCAACATACCCTAGACATCCCAAATACACCAAGAAATCTGAATGCAAGAAAAATGGAGATTTCAACGGAACACCTCACTTCCTTCAAACAAGGCAACTTAATGCCTGAGCTagaaaagtgaaagaaaaacaaacacaAACATATAACTGAATACATCTACCAGGAGATGTTTCTATATAAACAGGAACCATGAAAAAATGGAACATGAAACTTACCATACAAATTAGGTTGCCATTGTACTTCCAAACATCCTTCAGTCCCCATTGGACTTCCCGAAAGAGTAAAATCTTATTTCTGGAGAAATTACAAATTATGTGGAGGTTCATAATCCATTGAAGTAATAGTTCAGCACTTCTGCTTCACCAAAAAGAAAATCGAGCTTTGTGGATTATGGAGGTGCTGCAAAATCAGCTAAACCATTTAGCAGAAATAAATGTTTTTGTACTTTTAACTACGATCTATTATTGACCGCATCGCGTCCAAAGTTTCTGTTGAGAAAGGGGGTATCTTTTTCTTAGCCAGGATGACTAAAAATCGAGCGTTTCCCATCTTTTCCTCTGTTCCATCCTTGCACAGCCCTTCAaggatatttttaattatatccgAACTTGGGAACCAATTATTTTCCATGCTTTCTTTACACATCGAATATGACAAATCAAAATCACCTGCTCTACACAGGTAATGAATCATGGTTTGATAGATTCTAGAATTTGGCTTGAAGCCCGCACCATGGAAAGCAGAGTAGATTCTTTTAGCCATAGGAAGATTCTCTACTAGGAAAAAGCCTTTGATCACTAAATTGTATGTAACCTCATCTGGAGTAATCCCAATACGTTTCATCAACTGCAACAATTTATTAGCTTCCCAAGCAAACCTCATATTTACCATGAATTGAATTCTAACATTAAAGGTAGCAACATTAGGCATACAACCTTTACGGACCATGAGGTTCCACAATCCATCAGCAATCTGCCATCGGTTAACTTTATAGAAGGCAGATATAAGTATCGTATAAGTAAAAACATCAGGTGATATACCTAACTTTTCCATCTCAACCATGAACAAATATGCCTTCTCCAAGATACCCATTGAGCAAAATGAGCTAATGATTGTATTAACTGAAAGTATATCTATATTGATGGAGAACCTTTCAGGAACATCCCATAGAAAGGACTCAATAGCCTTCATATCATGAGATTGAGTCAAAACCTTGAGTGCAGCATTGAATGACTTAACAGTTCGTGGACATCCATATAAATGCATATCATAGAAGGTCTTTATAGCATTTTGTATCATCCCAGCCTTCCCGTAGAGCATTATGATTCGAATAATGAAACCTTCACGACGACCTTGTGGCAGTGTCTTTTGATGCTCAAGCAGATTTTCAATGTAATCAAACCTGCCCACACCAGCTAAGCGAGAAACTGTATCTTCAAACGCATAGCGATTCTCAATGACAATCTTATTATGAGCATTCTCCTTAAATAACTGAAACAACTTCTCAGggttcttttccttttttagcCTAAAAAGTGCTGGTTCATCTACTTTTACTCTCTTCCTCTTAGAAACTAAAGCTTTTTTAGAAGTATTACCAGCACACGAAACAGCAGCAAGGCGACTCCTAGTTCCAAATCTGCGAACCAGGCGCAGCGTGAGCATGTTCTGATGCCCTCCCCTCAGTTTCAAACATACACACCAAACAAAATATTGCCTATCCACTAATCTCCACTTCAATACATATTACGCAATACCTCAAATACCACTAATATTAAGTACCCTTATCAAAAATCACCAATCCCAGAAGCATTAACACATCAAAAACATCAGATACTATGTTCAAATTGATCAAAAAAACTAGCACAATCAAGAAACAAACAAATCGTGGATTCAATCAAACACAATAAAAACCCCTCAAGACCCACGAAAACTAAACAAAACCCAGATAGTTTCTTGGCTTCTTAACAACCCATTCAATCGCATTTACTCATTCATACGAGTATAAACATGAAATGAACAATATGGGTCTGAATCATATGTAAATATTACAAATGTGGCATTTCAAAGATtcgatttttttcttaatatcaAAGAATTACCAGAAGCAAATGAAGAAATACGAAAATTCTTCACTGAGAGTGAGTCTCTGTTAAATCCACCCAGCAACTATGAAGCGAAGCTGGTGGTAGAGGTGATGTGAGCGTGGgtttaggttttggggtttttgtTAGGGCCCGGTAGATTTCACTTTATGAATATCTACACTTTAGTCCCTTAAGTTTTTTTCTACGTTAGATAAGTCACTCATCGTCGTTTGTTTTGTTTATCTTGCTACTCTGTTCTCATTATTTTCTTGTCAATTGTGTTTTTATTACCTTTTCTTTTAAGTTGATGATCCATcgtaacaaatttttttatcaaagataGAAGTAAGATCTTTATACATTCCATCAAAGGCGGAGGGTGGTCTGGTGCAAATCctctattaaaaaattatgtggtGTATAGAGGTTAAATATTAACTATTTAAGTGTATATTTAGTTTTGCACGTCCTTAACTGGGAAGAAAATTTGCGAAATCGTGTTTATAATTAGCAtaccttattttaatttctctctCTTGTATTTGACTAAAAAACACTATTGTTATAACTCATATGAACAtttttgctaagtttggtatGGTCAATTTACCTCTCAGATTGAGCCTATTGCTTCAACTGCAAATTATATATTGCTGTTTTATGGAGACACTTGTTGTGAACATTTAAGCCAATTGTTTTATGAAAGATGATAGCAATACATTGAATGATAAcacaaatacttgaaaaaaagGCTAATAAGCAATCTGTTTCCCTCTATCATCTATTCACTCAAACTGTTCATCTGTGAGGCTCCTGGTGTTTGTGCATCTGAACTTGGATTCCTCGGAACGCAGGATGCTTTGTGCACGAGGCTTCTCTGTAAAGATATTGATGGTATAGTGGGATGCTATATAACAGAAATCAAACTTTTGAAGACATCTTCATAAACCAATCAAGATGCCAATGTCATGCTTGGGCAGCTATCCACAGTGCATGCCAAGATGTCTCTGTAATCCCGGGAAATATTGAAAGAGTCGTACACTTCGCCATCGCTGCTCTTCTTGTACTCGAACAAGAGGTTTGAATGATCGAATGCTGTCATCTTCACAAATCCATAATCGTAATCTTTGAATATACTCCACTTAGTCTGGAGGGATGTAAACTTTACTAGACCAGCTCCACCTCCTCCCGCAACGACATGTATTGTCCCGTTCAAGGGTCCCTTGTACGATTTCTTCTCGGTCATTGTACAAATATTCTGCCATTGATGAAGACACATAGAATGCGTCAAAGAATGAATGTACAAATATTTGAGAAACAAGAATAGAATGTACAAATATTTGAGAAACAAGAATATTAAATGTCGAATCACTCTCTAGTTTGTAAAACACTTGTGCATGCAGTTTAGCTCTTTAGTACTCCCTCCATCCAAATATATATCTttgtcaaaatatattatacaagTCAAATTTCATCTGTATCCCCGTGCTAGTCAGACACGGTCCAATGAAAAGGGAAACGTTGAATATTTACTTTCTGGGAGAGATTTACATGGGGTGGAGGTATAAGATCATCATTATTCTCAATGTCCTTGGAACCTGAAGTGTCATCAGTGGCATTCGACGTGAATTTTAGCTAAGATGAGAACAAAAATATTGCATGAACATTTCAAGTTTTTAGGATACCTGGTAAATGGGACATGTTCTTTCGTAATTGTGGACATGACCATATATGGCGATATCAACTTTATACTTCTGCCAAAGCTTTTGAAGGCTGTCCCTCCCCATTGGTTCTCCAAATGATCCTTCATCAGCGTAAAAATCTCCAGAAGAGTAACCAAGTACCCTATGTGCAAGGAAGATTAGCCATGGCTGTTTCTGTCTATCTACAGATGCAAAGCAGTGTTCAAGGAACTTATATTGTTCGGTGCCCTCTCTCCAATCATGTTCAGTATCAGCAATACAGAATCTGAACATGCCATAATCAGTAGAGTACCTGAGAGTATATGACAACGTTAAACCTAACACTTCggagggggtgggggtggaAGAAGTATCTATTCACTGCCTCCATATCTACAAATTGATGACAATTAAGCCTAGTTTAAGTTTATCCAACAGCCATGCACATTTAGGTTTTAAACATCATTTGAGCGCTAAAATTGTTACAAGTCTGATTCTCATTAATGTCACTACAAAAGGTGCATATCCATAATTTTcaggaagaaaaaaatatgtatatagtaGATAAGTAATACAACAAGTGGGATTTGAAAGGGAACACTACATAGGATTATCCAAAAGATACGGTCACCATACCAGAACTTATCCCTATTTTCGGCAGGAAAATAGAACATTGTCTGAGCCAAGACACCACACTCTCCACCTGAATCCTTTTTACCATAAAATGACCCACTATCAGGCCAATCGCGTTCATGGTTGCCACTGGGAGgggaaaaaattattagttacatgaaaaaagaaaacagagaAGTGTGTACTCAGAAATAAATTGTAAAAGACCTGCAATTTACCTAGCAATCATGTATGGTACTCTTGAAGTAATCGGCTCTACTTGAGAAGTAAATTGATCCCACTGAGAAAGATATCCATTGGCGTAAACAATATCACCAATGTGAAAGACTATGTCAATGTTCTTTAAGTCCTCAATGATTTGCTTGGTAGTGTTAAGGGAGCCAGGTTGGTATTGATTGTACACATTTGAGCCATCAGCTTCTTCCTGTCGTTAAAAAGGCAATAATAGGTCGTTGTCAAGTGTAACTTCTGAATGGAAGAACATGAAACTCAAAAGAGAGCAACTTCCAGAGTTTCAAGACGGTAAAGTACAAATATCTATGCACAGATATAAACACTTAGCTCTCTATTCTAAAACAAAAACAGATTTTAAGAGTGTCCAAACCTTTCCCATGTCACCAAAAATAACCACTCGCTGAAGAGAGCTCTGGCCAGGATAGGGCGATGCTTTAAATTTGTACATCTGACTCCAGATATACGTGCCATTAAACAGTTTATGCCCCAGCTTGTAGGTATATCTGCATAATCAGAAAGTGCATTGAATTTACATTTCAATGTCAACCTGCATTAGCATGATGTACAACTGTCTTATCCAAAAGACAGGGTTTCAGTAGATGTATTTTTGTATCCAACTATagtgaaaagaagaagaatctcAAAGTTATCTGACATTTTCAGAAATGGATGCCCAATAAAACATGTCATTCAAGATTTAATTTTTGTCCTTCTACTGCTAGGTAGAGTGTAAACTTACACTAAATTGGGCCACAACTCCTTCAGAAAACTAGTGTGAATGAATCCAGGATCGCGCCATCCAACAGTTCTTGCTGGTGCACCTGCAGAACAGAATGCCATTCTTTCTAAAAGAAACTTTTATTAAGTTAATGCAGAATAAAAAGAGATTCATCCAGTGTTTGTCAAAGTGAAGTAGGCGTATTCCACGCAGAGTTGTTTATCATACACTCATTGTATTTAATCAAGTATCCAACATGTGCAATCATATGTTACATTATTGGAGAACAGATGATATACATCAAATACTACATTTACGGAAAACAGATGCTAGTTTTAGGACACAATGTGAAGGGAAAAAATACCCACCACACAAGCTACTACGGTCGATAGTCAAAGTCCCTGCCGGTGAACGAGTCTGTTGTCCACGTTGTGGGCCCCACTCCACAAAGGGCTCTGCTTCATTGATATCATATCCACTTGTCCATGTAACAGTCATCTGAGCATCAAGTTTAAACAGTCATTTTTATCTGATCTTCCAAAGTGGTCATTATTCAAACTATTAGTGATGATGCAGAACACATTGATTATTCTGCCTGAAACATAATTTCAACCTTGTTTTGCATATTAAGAAACAGTGGAAGAAAGAAACTTACTTCATTCCATGTCTTTCCCTGTGCTAACCGCGGGTATAATGGTGCATTTGGATTTGTAAAGGCAACAGTATTTGACACTGCAACCAGCTTTGGCTGTTAAACAGGAAAAGAAATGGCATTAGAATAAGATGACATAGATCCTGGATAAGAAACTTTAGCCTTTAATCAGACCcatatatgtatgaatttgACCCATCACCTACAAGAGCTTATTCATGTGGCATGATAAAACAAATTCATGTTATAAGGGGAACATCAGACTGTAGAAAGTGTCTTTGTAGAGTGGGATTAGAAGGAagacaaatcaaaaaaatataactaatcAGTAGAAAAGAAATCAAAGATTTTTAACGAATTCAAAACAAGTCAAATATCTTCTtgaaaaaagtgatttttttgagaaatactTTAAGAAAGAGATTTGCACCACAGATTTTAGAATTTGGTCTCTAACTTTTGCTTCATGTAAAATATGCAAACTCTATAGAGGTAAACTGGACAAGGGTAAGTGTTAACATACATTCCGTAATCCACCAGAAAACAAAGCGAAGGAGAAGTCTGATCTCTGGTTGATCAATTGAAGCTTAAGCGATCCTTTTCCTGTCCTTTTGTAGTTGGGATTGGATCGATTTGCAAATTGGTACtgcaaaagaagaaagagacacGAGTCAATCTCCAGATAAAGAGCTTCTAAAAGGTTGCACTATAAATCAATAAATGGGACGGACCTTTATAGGAGCTGTACACAAAAGTGGTGGAGTCACCATGTTGTTTTCAGAGTCACACGTAGCTGCACTGAAATATTTTGTAAACGTCCAACATATTAGCATAAttagaagtaatgaaaatttAGGCAACTAAAATCAGCAAAACAAAATCATTTCTCACATGTTAAACTTTCAAATAGTTAAGATATTGACAGTTATAACCAAGTGCAGTTCACCTGAAATTGGCAGGAGAAAACACTCCAACCCAATCATCATTTGACGGGTTGCCTGTGCCATACTCCAGAGTTATCCATTCTTGGTTTAGGCCCTAGAACATAGCGAGAATATAAGGAATTAGAACCTGAAATCCTTAATTATCAGTTCAAAAGATTGGCTATCACATCCGTTAATCAGGAAAGTTAACACAAGGTAGCAGAAGCATAACTAGCTTAACTAAGTATTGGGGTAAAGCTCCAAGATAATGAAACTTACGTTTGACCCAAGGACAGACGGAGATGCTTTGATATAAGCACGAGTATCCAAAGCAGCAATAGCATTATGAACAGCAATCCTTGCTAGAGGATGATCTTCATGAGATGTTACCCCTTGAAGAGCAACTAGAACCCATAAAATGGGCAACAACATAACGAATGTTTTCATTGCATCCACCTTATGGCTGCATCATTCACCAACGAAGAGACATgagaattaagaaaataagataCAAGACACAAAGATTAGACATTTCTTCAAAAACTCAACAAAGAGCATGTCtcataccaaaaaaaataaaattctttgcATTTAATATGCGATAGTGATTCACTCCAAGAACTTAAGAAGGAAAAAGTGAAACACATCTCCAGGTGATCTAACAAATATACAGTCACCTACTTTCCAAGCCTACCACCAACAAATACCCGGTGTAATCCCACATGCGTAGAGATAGAAATCGCCCAAGTCTACCAATATACTAAAACTAAGAGCTAAATAGCACTCCTTTTATTCAGAAAAACTGATGAAAGGCAATTTTCAGAAACACCTCTTATCAATGCCATCATTTGAAGCTTTATAACTAGCCTACTCAAGAccatattagtaaaaaaatcaaatctttttcGCACCCCACACCAAACAACACACATTAGAACACAATCAAAAGATATAACCTTGAGAAAAATGAATCATAGAGAAATAGGCACAAACACAATGTAGACGTGAgaacaaattgaaacaaaaaacagCTAGCAGCTTCTGGGTTGCAAGAAGATTAACAGCACCAATCAAAAACCTAAAACAGACGATAAAACAAGCAAAAACACAAGGTAATCAACAAACGACCAGCTTCAGGGTAGATTAACAAATATGAACACCCAATAGAACAACTAGTAGATCAATGGAAGTTCATAAACTGACAAAACAGTGTAACAGAAAAAGGGATAGCACAAAACCCAATGTAATTGTCatcaaaattgaaactttaaccCAAAAACAAACAAACCCTTCTgcattaaaccaaaaaaattactCCAATCAACTTGAAGAAATGTATACTAACTGACCTGAAACTGAAATGGGTCAAAAAATTAGAGCTTTGAACTGAAGTTTAAATAAGAATTGATGATGAATCAAATGGGAAAAAGGGT
This DNA window, taken from Solanum lycopersicum chromosome 5, SLM_r2.1, encodes the following:
- the LOC101267604 gene encoding probable inactive purple acid phosphatase 1, with translation MKTFVMLLPILWVLVALQGVTSHEDHPLARIAVHNAIAALDTRAYIKASPSVLGSNGLNQEWITLEYGTGNPSNDDWVGVFSPANFSAATCDSENNMVTPPLLCTAPIKYQFANRSNPNYKRTGKGSLKLQLINQRSDFSFALFSGGLRNPKLVAVSNTVAFTNPNAPLYPRLAQGKTWNEMTVTWTSGYDINEAEPFVEWGPQRGQQTRSPAGTLTIDRSSLCGAPARTVGWRDPGFIHTSFLKELWPNLVYTYKLGHKLFNGTYIWSQMYKFKASPYPGQSSLQRVVIFGDMGKEEADGSNVYNQYQPGSLNTTKQIIEDLKNIDIVFHIGDIVYANGYLSQWDQFTSQVEPITSRVPYMIASGNHERDWPDSGSFYGKKDSGGECGVLAQTMFYFPAENRDKFWYSTDYGMFRFCIADTEHDWREGTEQYKFLEHCFASVDRQKQPWLIFLAHRVLGYSSGDFYADEGSFGEPMGRDSLQKLWQKYKVDIAIYGHVHNYERTCPIYQNICTMTEKKSYKGPLNGTIHVVAGGGGAGLVKFTSLQTKWSIFKDYDYGFVKMTAFDHSNLLFEYKKSSDGEVYDSFNISRDYRDILACTVDSCPSMTLAS
- the LOC101262915 gene encoding pentatricopeptide repeat-containing protein At1g80150, mitochondrial; this translates as MLTLRLVRRFGTRSRLAAVSCAGNTSKKALVSKRKRVKVDEPALFRLKKEKNPEKLFQLFKENAHNKIVIENRYAFEDTVSRLAGVGRFDYIENLLEHQKTLPQGRREGFIIRIIMLYGKAGMIQNAIKTFYDMHLYGCPRTVKSFNAALKVLTQSHDMKAIESFLWDVPERFSINIDILSVNTIISSFCSMGILEKAYLFMVEMEKLGISPDVFTYTILISAFYKVNRWQIADGLWNLMVRKGCMPNVATFNVRIQFMVNMRFAWEANKLLQLMKRIGITPDEVTYNLVIKGFFLVENLPMAKRIYSAFHGAGFKPNSRIYQTMIHYLCRAGDFDLSYSMCKESMENNWFPSSDIIKNILEGLCKDGTEEKMGNARFLVILAKKKIPPFSTETLDAMRSIIDRS